In the Enterobacter cloacae subsp. cloacae ATCC 13047 genome, CCGCCTGTGCGCCAAAACTCATCCCCATAGCAACGACTGACGCAGACAACGCGAAGGCTTTTAATAATGTACGACGGTGCATATTTTCACTCCTGAAAAAGAACGCTGTGCGAAGACGTCCGTTACGGCATGGACGCGGAAAAATGTCTCAGCGAAACAGGAGCAAAAAGGATGCCAGGATGAATAACGTGCTATTGCAGGATGTGTAACGCGGGATGTAAAGAGAACGACTCAGAATGGTACAGCGCTGCACTTTTATAATGCAGCGCTGTGACGACGGGATTACCAGACTTCGCTGGCGATCTGTGTGACCAGACGCACTTTGTCCCACTGCTGGGCTTCACTCAGGGTGTTGCCCTCTTCGGTGGAGGCAAAACCGCACTGCGGGCTGAGGCAGATCTGCTCTTTTGCCACGTATCTGGCCGCCTCCTCCAGGCGCGCCTTCACCCCTTCAGGGTTTTCCAGCTCGCCATTTTTGGTGGTGATCAGCCCAAGTACCACCTGCTGCTTGCCCGGGCGGACAAAGCGCAGCGGTGCGAAATCACCGCTACGGTCATTGTCGTACTCCAGGAAGAAGGCATCGACGTTCACCGTGCCGAACAGCACCTGGGCCACCGGCTCATAGCCGCCTTCGGAAATCCAGGTGGAGCGGAAGTTACCGCGACAGACATGCAGACCGATGGTCAAATCGTCTGGTTTTCCTTCCAGCGCCTTGTTCAGCACGCGGGCATAGGTACGCGCCAGCTCATCGGCATCTTCCCCGCGCTCGCGGATCTGACGACGCTGGTCATCCGAACAGAGGTAGGCCCAGACGGTATCATCCAGTTGCAGATAGCGACAGCCTGCATCATAAAATGCCCGGATGGCGTCGCGCCAGGTGGTGGCCAGATCGTCAAAATAGTCATTCAGATCAGGATAGACCGTCGCATCGATGTCTTTGCGACCGCCACGGAAGTGCAGCACGCTCGGGCTGGGAATGGTCATTTTTGGCTGCGCGTTGCCGCTGATGCTTTTCAGATAGCGGAAGTCTTCCAGCATCGGATGATCGCCAAAACCCAGCTTGCCGGTGACGCGCACGCCGTGCGCTTTGGTCTGCACGCCGTTGAACTGAATGCCCTGCTGTGAATCGTAACGCTCAACCCCCTGCAGACCATCGAAGAAATCGAAGTGCCACCAGGCGCGACGGAACTCACCGTCGGTGACCACGTGCAGGCCGCAGGCGCACTGCTGTTCGACCACCTGGCGGATCGCGTCATCTTCCACCGCGCGAAGCTGCCCGGCATCAATCTCACCGCGGGCAAACTGCTGGCGAGCCTGTTTGATGGCATCCGGGCGTAAAAAACTGCCGACTACATCGGCGCGGTATGGGGCGTGCTGTCGCTGCATGGAAATCTCCTCTGTCTGCCGGCGATAATTGCCAGCAGTGATAATTCATCTCTTGAAGCTTTAGACTTCTGGATGTCTAAATGTCCAAAAAAGATGACATACCTGCTGTATCCCGGCAAACGAGAAAATTTCACGACAGTTGAAATTTATTCATGTTCACAACGCGGCAGCGGTTTCGCTACTGGCAAACGCGTACTGTTCGTCCTCCCAGCCGGTGATGCCGCCAATCATGATTTTCACCGGCAGTCCGAGACGCGCCAGCTTCAGTGCGGC is a window encoding:
- a CDS encoding cobalamin-independent methionine synthase II family protein; its protein translation is MQRQHAPYRADVVGSFLRPDAIKQARQQFARGEIDAGQLRAVEDDAIRQVVEQQCACGLHVVTDGEFRRAWWHFDFFDGLQGVERYDSQQGIQFNGVQTKAHGVRVTGKLGFGDHPMLEDFRYLKSISGNAQPKMTIPSPSVLHFRGGRKDIDATVYPDLNDYFDDLATTWRDAIRAFYDAGCRYLQLDDTVWAYLCSDDQRRQIRERGEDADELARTYARVLNKALEGKPDDLTIGLHVCRGNFRSTWISEGGYEPVAQVLFGTVNVDAFFLEYDNDRSGDFAPLRFVRPGKQQVVLGLITTKNGELENPEGVKARLEEAARYVAKEQICLSPQCGFASTEEGNTLSEAQQWDKVRLVTQIASEVW